A window of Acidimicrobiales bacterium contains these coding sequences:
- a CDS encoding TIGR03620 family F420-dependent LLM class oxidoreductase, which translates to MPIDIRNRLETTGVWFFTDTLTTEQSRETAARIESLGYSTLWIPDTLGRDPFVNAATLLDATTELLVATGIANIHMRHPGMMKQGAFALAEFSGGRFVLGLGVSHAPMVEGLRQLPYEKPLSTMRTYVDAMNASMYMATPPAEEPTVVLAALGPKMLAMAAEKTAGAHPYWTTPDHTAQAREIMGPDALLCVEQKCVLTTDKEVAHQATRDQLGLYADLPNYRNNWLRLGFTEDEIESRDPRFLDAVMAWGDESTIAARVQAHYDAGATHVCIQPVNPVDRTQPDWRLLEALSPKG; encoded by the coding sequence CACCGGCGTGTGGTTCTTCACCGACACCCTGACGACCGAGCAGTCGCGCGAAACCGCGGCTCGGATCGAATCACTCGGCTATTCGACACTGTGGATCCCCGACACCCTCGGCCGCGATCCGTTCGTCAACGCCGCCACCCTGCTCGATGCCACGACCGAACTGCTCGTGGCCACCGGCATCGCCAACATCCACATGCGTCACCCCGGGATGATGAAGCAGGGAGCGTTCGCGCTCGCCGAGTTCTCCGGGGGCCGCTTCGTACTCGGACTCGGTGTGTCCCACGCGCCGATGGTCGAAGGACTCCGACAACTCCCCTACGAGAAGCCACTGTCGACCATGCGCACCTATGTCGACGCCATGAACGCCTCGATGTACATGGCCACACCACCGGCCGAGGAGCCGACCGTCGTACTCGCCGCCCTCGGACCCAAGATGCTCGCCATGGCGGCCGAGAAGACCGCCGGCGCCCACCCCTACTGGACCACCCCCGATCACACTGCCCAGGCCCGCGAGATCATGGGCCCCGACGCCCTGTTGTGCGTCGAGCAGAAGTGCGTGCTCACCACCGACAAGGAGGTGGCCCACCAGGCCACCAGGGACCAGCTGGGTCTCTACGCCGACCTGCCGAATTATCGCAACAACTGGCTCCGCCTCGGCTTCACCGAGGACGAGATCGAGTCCCGCGATCCCCGATTCCTCGATGCCGTGATGGCCTGGGGCGACGAATCCACCATCGCCGCTCGCGTGCAGGCCCACTACGACGCCGGCGCGACCCACGTGTGCATCCAGCCGGTCAACCCGGTTGACCGAACGCAGCCGGACTGGCGCCTCCTCGAGGCATTGAGCCCGAAGGGCTGA